In Colwellia sp. PAMC 20917, a single genomic region encodes these proteins:
- a CDS encoding helix-turn-helix domain-containing protein, whose translation MTDPFVMIISMVILGQVLLSVPILLSRAMKSAIFIPLAIFLLANSTIALVPVVNAQFPDLSQLYSAIVFPTLFLLCPCLWFYIEGITAEKPWKLNRKQIRHFVLLWPALIFAVMIMFLPKDMYTDIFIDDIDVVAPLAITTAIGLLVMMMLWLGQCVYIAFRIIYRLVDYRKQLKNVFSNHDDKSLNWMNWLLFIAISTWLFSLATVFSSNLFDNFLFNIRTESLLSLLLVWSLAHFGLQQKPGFTGYSESVDIAVRNNDDNVEISSPMKYQRSALDNEQSNRIADKINNIMSKETLYLDSNLSLQKLANHLVISPNYISQTLNETLCTNFFDFINKWRIEAAKPKILANQDSVLTIALEVGFNARSSFYKAFKQETGQTPSEFRKQNSSH comes from the coding sequence TTGACAGACCCTTTCGTAATGATTATCAGCATGGTTATACTAGGACAGGTATTGTTAAGCGTTCCTATTCTTTTGAGCCGAGCAATGAAGTCGGCAATTTTTATACCTTTAGCGATATTCTTACTTGCCAATAGCACGATAGCACTCGTGCCAGTTGTTAACGCTCAATTTCCTGACTTGAGTCAATTGTACAGCGCGATAGTTTTTCCCACTCTTTTTTTGTTGTGTCCCTGTTTATGGTTTTATATTGAAGGGATCACCGCTGAAAAACCTTGGAAACTAAACAGAAAACAAATCCGTCATTTTGTTTTGTTATGGCCTGCTCTTATCTTTGCTGTAATGATCATGTTTTTACCAAAAGACATGTATACAGACATATTTATTGACGATATTGATGTGGTTGCCCCTTTAGCTATCACCACTGCTATAGGTTTATTGGTTATGATGATGCTCTGGCTTGGTCAATGTGTATATATCGCTTTTCGTATTATTTACCGTTTGGTTGATTATCGAAAACAGTTGAAAAATGTATTTTCTAATCATGACGATAAATCACTTAACTGGATGAACTGGCTACTATTCATTGCTATCAGTACTTGGTTGTTTTCTTTGGCTACTGTGTTTTCTTCAAACCTATTTGATAATTTTTTATTTAATATAAGAACGGAGAGTTTGCTGTCACTGCTGTTGGTATGGAGCTTGGCTCACTTTGGCTTGCAGCAAAAACCGGGATTTACTGGCTATAGTGAAAGCGTCGATATTGCTGTTCGAAATAATGACGACAATGTTGAAATAAGTTCTCCAATGAAGTATCAACGTTCAGCGCTAGATAATGAGCAATCCAATCGTATTGCAGATAAAATTAATAACATTATGAGCAAAGAGACGTTATATTTAGATTCAAATCTGTCACTGCAAAAACTCGCTAACCATTTAGTCATCTCTCCTAATTATATCTCACAAACACTGAATGAAACGCTATGCACAAATTTTTTTGATTTCATCAATAAGTGGCGCATTGAAGCAGCGAAGCCGAAAATATTAGCTAATCAAGATTCAGTACTTACCATCGCACTTGAGGTTGGATTTAACGCGAGATCTTCTTTTTATAAAGCCTTTAAACAAGAAACAGGACAAACCCCAAGTGAGTTTCGTAAGCAAAATAGTTCACATTGA
- a CDS encoding DUF6326 family protein, with the protein MSSMNSTKTVFEDFQINVKLKISALWIAVMFCYVYGDYIQIYVPGILAKAMEVKATTETQFQFFAVALLMVLPSVMIFFTLVVKPKINRWLNIILSTLYIIMLIATNLTETWGFYLFLTTIEVLISVVIVWYAWNWPRIKNKEISK; encoded by the coding sequence ATGAGTTCTATGAATAGTACAAAAACAGTTTTTGAAGATTTTCAAATTAACGTCAAACTAAAAATTTCGGCGCTTTGGATAGCGGTTATGTTTTGTTATGTCTATGGAGACTATATACAGATTTATGTACCTGGAATATTAGCAAAAGCGATGGAAGTTAAGGCGACAACTGAAACGCAATTTCAGTTTTTTGCCGTGGCTTTATTGATGGTATTACCCAGTGTGATGATATTTTTTACCTTAGTGGTTAAGCCTAAAATCAATCGTTGGCTGAATATAATACTTAGCACGCTTTATATCATTATGCTTATTGCGACTAATTTGACAGAAACTTGGGGGTTTTACCTATTTTTAACAACAATAGAGGTTTTAATTTCAGTGGTGATTGTTTGGTATGCATGGAACTGGCCGAGGATTAAGAATAAAGAAATCAGCAAGTAG
- the groL gene encoding chaperonin GroEL (60 kDa chaperone family; promotes refolding of misfolded polypeptides especially under stressful conditions; forms two stacked rings of heptamers to form a barrel-shaped 14mer; ends can be capped by GroES; misfolded proteins enter the barrel where they are refolded when GroES binds): MAAKDVLFGNDARAKMLRGVNVLADAVKVTLGPKGRNVVLDKSFGGPIITKDGVTVAKEIELEDKFENMGAQMVKEVASKANDEAGDGTTTATVLAQAIVNEGLKSIAAGMNPMDLKRGIDQAVIAAVEALKGLSQECSDNKAIEQVGTISANSDETVGKIIATAMEKVGTEGVITVEEGQALTDELDVVEGMQFDRGYLSPYFINNQESGTVELESPFILLVDKKVGSIRELLSTLEGVAKSGKPLLIIAEDVEGEALATLVVNNMRGIVKVAAVKAPGFGDRRKAMLQDIATLTGGTVISEEIGMELEKATLEDLGQAKRVVITKDNTTIIDGIGNEADIQGRVMQIRGQIEDSSSDYDKEKLQERLAKLAGGVAVIKIGAATEIEMKEKKARVEDALHATRAAVEEGVVAGGGVALVRAADLIKDLEGANEDQTHGINVAIRAMEAPLRQIVANCGDEASVVLNEVRNGKGNFGYNAGNSTYGDMLEMGILDPTKVTRSALQFAASVAGLMLTTEAMITDAPVKDAGAGGMPDMGGMGGMGGMM, translated from the coding sequence ATGGCTGCAAAAGACGTATTATTTGGAAATGACGCACGAGCAAAAATGCTACGTGGTGTAAATGTTTTAGCTGACGCGGTAAAAGTAACATTAGGCCCTAAAGGTCGTAATGTTGTATTAGACAAATCTTTTGGTGGTCCAATCATCACCAAAGATGGTGTTACTGTTGCAAAAGAAATTGAATTAGAAGACAAATTTGAAAACATGGGCGCACAGATGGTTAAAGAAGTTGCTTCTAAAGCCAATGATGAAGCCGGTGACGGAACAACTACTGCAACTGTTTTAGCGCAAGCTATTGTAAATGAAGGTTTGAAATCAATTGCTGCCGGCATGAACCCAATGGACTTAAAACGTGGTATCGACCAAGCAGTTATTGCCGCCGTTGAAGCGTTAAAAGGTTTATCGCAAGAATGTAGCGATAACAAAGCGATTGAGCAGGTAGGCACTATTTCTGCTAACTCTGACGAAACTGTCGGTAAAATCATCGCAACAGCGATGGAAAAAGTTGGTACTGAAGGCGTAATTACTGTTGAAGAAGGTCAAGCGTTAACTGACGAATTAGACGTTGTTGAAGGTATGCAATTCGACCGTGGCTATTTATCTCCTTACTTTATCAACAACCAAGAAAGTGGCACTGTTGAATTAGAAAGCCCATTTATTCTATTAGTAGACAAAAAAGTAGGCAGCATTCGTGAATTACTTTCTACTTTAGAGGGTGTTGCAAAATCAGGTAAGCCATTATTAATTATTGCTGAAGATGTTGAAGGTGAAGCTTTAGCAACATTAGTGGTAAACAACATGCGCGGCATCGTTAAAGTTGCAGCGGTTAAAGCACCTGGTTTTGGTGACCGTCGTAAAGCAATGTTACAAGATATCGCGACATTAACGGGTGGTACGGTAATCTCTGAAGAAATCGGTATGGAGCTTGAAAAAGCAACATTAGAAGATTTAGGTCAAGCTAAACGTGTTGTTATCACTAAAGACAATACAACGATTATTGATGGTATTGGTAACGAAGCTGATATACAAGGTCGCGTAATGCAAATTCGTGGTCAAATCGAAGACTCATCTTCTGATTACGATAAAGAAAAGTTACAAGAACGTTTAGCTAAATTAGCTGGCGGTGTTGCGGTTATTAAAATTGGCGCAGCAACAGAAATCGAAATGAAAGAGAAAAAAGCCCGTGTTGAAGATGCATTGCATGCAACTCGTGCCGCGGTAGAAGAAGGTGTTGTTGCTGGCGGTGGTGTTGCATTAGTTCGTGCTGCTGACCTTATCAAAGACCTTGAAGGTGCCAACGAAGACCAAACACATGGTATTAACGTTGCAATTCGCGCAATGGAAGCACCACTACGTCAAATCGTTGCTAACTGTGGTGATGAAGCTTCAGTCGTATTAAACGAAGTGCGTAACGGTAAAGGTAACTTTGGTTACAATGCTGGTAACTCTACTTACGGTGATATGTTAGAGATGGGTATTCTTGACCCAACGAAAGTAACGCGTAGTGCATTACAGTTTGCTGCTTCTGTCGCTGGCTTAATGTTAACAACCGAAGCTATGATCACTGATGCACCGGTAAAAGATGCTGGCGCTGGTGGCATGCCTGATATGGGCGGTATGGGTGGAATGGGCGGCATGATGTAA
- a CDS encoding co-chaperone GroES: MSIRPLHDRVIIKRKEVESKSAGGIVLTGSAAEKSTRGEVIAVGNGRILENGEVRALDVKVGDQVIFSEGYGVKTEKIDGEEVLILSESDILAIVES; encoded by the coding sequence ATGAGCATTCGTCCATTACATGACCGCGTAATAATTAAACGTAAAGAAGTAGAATCAAAATCAGCTGGTGGTATTGTTTTAACAGGAAGTGCTGCAGAAAAATCAACGCGCGGTGAAGTTATCGCTGTCGGTAACGGTCGCATTTTAGAAAATGGCGAAGTACGTGCTTTAGACGTTAAAGTAGGTGACCAAGTTATTTTTAGTGAAGGTTACGGCGTTAAAACTGAAAAAATTGATGGCGAAGAAGTTTTGATCCTTTCTGAATCAGACATTTTAGCGATTGTTGAGTCATAG
- a CDS encoding FxsA family protein, with amino-acid sequence MFRFLFILFIVVPIIEIMVLINVGTWLGAWPTIAIVIITAWLGARNVKQQGIATLNSVQTKMAQGEMPSDEIVAGLLLLVAGILLVTPGFVTDIFGLSLLIPSVRSLLIKSVQSRLVMNQSAAGFTYQSSVHTQQEQPVTPEPFEQGLGTKKPIEHHQGETLEGEYERKE; translated from the coding sequence ATGTTTCGATTTCTATTTATCCTTTTTATTGTCGTTCCTATTATCGAAATTATGGTACTGATTAATGTTGGTACTTGGCTTGGTGCATGGCCAACAATTGCTATTGTTATTATTACTGCATGGCTGGGTGCGAGAAATGTTAAACAGCAGGGGATTGCCACCTTAAACTCAGTACAAACTAAAATGGCGCAAGGAGAAATGCCTTCAGATGAAATAGTTGCAGGACTACTTTTACTGGTCGCGGGCATACTTTTAGTAACGCCTGGCTTTGTTACTGACATTTTTGGATTATCTCTTCTGATCCCTAGTGTGAGAAGTCTGTTGATCAAATCAGTGCAGTCACGTTTAGTCATGAATCAAAGCGCAGCTGGTTTTACTTATCAAAGTTCGGTGCATACTCAGCAAGAACAGCCAGTTACGCCTGAACCATTTGAGCAGGGTTTAGGCACTAAGAAGCCGATTGAACACCACCAAGGTGAAACGCTTGAAGGTGAGTATGAGCGCAAAGAATAA
- the cutA gene encoding divalent-cation tolerance protein CutA, with protein sequence MFQLIMCTCPDISNAKLIAKHLIQEKLAACVNIIPNVISVYRWQDNIECDEEIQLIIKTQTDKFNDVASEIKRLHRYDTPEIIAMNIQQGDNSYLNWITESLK encoded by the coding sequence ATGTTTCAATTAATAATGTGCACTTGTCCTGATATTAGCAATGCAAAGCTAATTGCAAAGCACTTAATACAAGAAAAACTGGCCGCTTGTGTCAATATTATTCCTAACGTTATCTCTGTTTATCGCTGGCAAGATAATATTGAATGTGATGAAGAAATACAGTTAATAATAAAAACACAAACCGATAAATTTAACGATGTAGCTAGTGAAATTAAACGCTTACATCGTTATGATACCCCTGAAATTATCGCCATGAACATCCAGCAAGGCGACAATAGTTATTTAAACTGGATCACTGAGTCTTTAAAATAG
- a CDS encoding protein-disulfide reductase DsbD, with protein sequence MKKIVLLFWLVLTSIFLQVPNVQAQDSIFDTSSASLFSNDDEFLSVEEAFEFNFHQKDDQLSVSFTIAEGYYLYRHQFKFSVENAEIIPVELPVGEDHEDEFFGVQQIFTEQLSFTIKLVNADSNASIKIRYQGCAAKGLCYPPKSKVVALSKVNNEEAINTNNVLTAITPDNETGNTSIAAENASEQHQLAGMLKSDNIWLTLLAFFVGGLLLSFTPCVFPMYPILTGIIVGQGDKLSTSKAFRLSFAYVQGMAITYTLLGIVVALAGAQFQAMFQHPAVLIVLSVLFIFLALSMFGVFNLALPSSWQNKLNNISNSQKGGSYFGVVVMGAISGLVASPCTTAPLTGALLYISQSGDIWLGASALYALSLGMGVPLLILGSSGGKLLPKAGTWMTVIKNVFGLLLLAVPIFLMERFLPSVVTQAMWAILVLSSAGYFYTVNQQTQNNFWFGVRSVVIFVMIFFGANQAFQLISPSQNVATSNQAAPQQHFTKVATLPELLAAVDNANAQGKTVMVDLYADWCIACKEFEEYTFNAPQVQKVLSNTVWLQVDMTDFDSTDNAEFAKKYQVLGLPSILFFDQQGKELTQQRVTGFMGAEEFTEHLQKIL encoded by the coding sequence ATGAAAAAAATTGTCTTACTTTTTTGGTTAGTTTTAACCAGTATTTTTTTACAAGTACCCAATGTTCAAGCCCAAGATTCAATTTTTGATACTTCGTCCGCTTCATTATTCAGTAACGATGATGAGTTTCTTAGTGTCGAAGAAGCCTTTGAATTTAACTTTCACCAGAAGGATGATCAATTATCTGTTTCCTTTACCATAGCTGAGGGCTATTACTTATATCGTCATCAGTTTAAGTTCAGTGTTGAAAACGCAGAAATAATACCGGTCGAATTGCCTGTAGGTGAAGACCATGAAGATGAATTTTTTGGTGTTCAGCAAATATTTACCGAACAACTTAGCTTCACGATTAAGCTTGTTAACGCTGATAGCAATGCCAGCATTAAAATACGCTATCAAGGGTGCGCAGCAAAAGGCTTATGCTACCCCCCTAAAAGTAAAGTTGTAGCACTATCAAAAGTAAATAATGAAGAAGCCATTAACACCAACAATGTTTTGACGGCGATAACACCTGATAATGAAACGGGCAATACATCTATTGCCGCTGAAAATGCCAGCGAACAACATCAATTAGCCGGTATGCTCAAAAGTGATAATATTTGGCTAACACTACTCGCTTTTTTTGTCGGTGGCTTACTGCTTTCATTTACGCCTTGTGTATTTCCTATGTACCCTATTCTGACCGGTATTATCGTTGGGCAAGGCGATAAATTATCAACGTCAAAAGCCTTTCGTTTATCGTTTGCTTATGTACAAGGCATGGCAATAACTTATACCTTACTTGGCATTGTTGTTGCTCTGGCCGGCGCTCAGTTCCAAGCGATGTTTCAACATCCTGCCGTTTTAATTGTGTTAAGTGTTTTATTCATCTTTTTAGCACTTTCTATGTTTGGAGTTTTTAATCTTGCCTTGCCAAGTAGCTGGCAAAATAAATTGAATAACATCAGTAATAGCCAAAAAGGTGGTTCATATTTCGGTGTTGTTGTTATGGGTGCTATTTCTGGTTTAGTGGCGTCTCCATGTACTACCGCTCCTTTAACCGGTGCTCTGCTATACATCTCGCAATCGGGTGATATTTGGTTAGGTGCATCAGCGCTCTACGCATTAAGCTTAGGTATGGGTGTGCCATTACTTATTTTGGGTAGTTCTGGTGGTAAATTATTACCAAAAGCAGGTACATGGATGACAGTAATTAAAAATGTATTTGGCTTATTACTACTCGCTGTTCCGATATTTTTAATGGAAAGGTTTTTACCTTCAGTGGTAACACAAGCCATGTGGGCAATATTGGTCTTATCAAGCGCAGGCTATTTTTATACCGTCAATCAACAGACCCAGAATAACTTTTGGTTTGGTGTTAGAAGTGTGGTGATATTTGTAATGATATTTTTTGGCGCCAACCAAGCTTTTCAACTGATAAGTCCTAGCCAAAATGTTGCGACAAGTAATCAAGCAGCTCCACAACAACATTTTACTAAAGTAGCAACACTACCAGAGTTGTTAGCGGCAGTGGATAACGCTAATGCACAAGGGAAGACTGTAATGGTCGATTTGTATGCCGACTGGTGTATTGCCTGTAAAGAATTTGAAGAATACACTTTTAATGCGCCGCAAGTACAAAAAGTGCTGAGTAATACGGTATGGTTACAAGTCGATATGACTGACTTCGACTCGACTGACAATGCTGAGTTTGCGAAAAAGTATCAAGTACTTGGCTTACCAAGTATTCTCTTCTTTGACCAACAAGGTAAAGAATTAACTCAGCAGCGCGTAACGGGGTTTATGGGGGCAGAAGAATTTACTGAACATCTACAAAAAATCCTTTAA
- a CDS encoding putative bifunctional diguanylate cyclase/phosphodiesterase has product MRKRFISVPVKLLVLVMGALLLLTTIFSYLSLSRLNQEFTQYQSDTLRKGQAQFSVQNNVLRQKILTWLESFSDIVRLKEQANFDVLAQEFAAQFDTLQMNQNVENVWLVSASNEELYLSNAIPKFVQLSIENVLRHQQPEHTLYCEGQCVQLITIPVLNGKGDMAVVAMTVSLVDMIFYINQALDNELAVVSFSRVDKLVSTTINEEAIILADARFISSTNTQLVSELFMSNQEIVNSEMINSQGIKATANDSSYLINLIPIANTRDDFYYLALIDDATIFTDKYQQNRWQFLIFTLVVLIALVIVVHFVASPFTRRLLVLSDVLPLLAKKEFDRFRQTDLQRNGKYIDELDILANAATELSFELEQLNIEIEQKTKELESIAMYDLLTGLPNRNMLNYQLRKAFFNVSRSDGQIAVLFLDLDDFKKVNDSHGHTDGDKLLIQAANRLRSSIRRVDMACRFGGDEFVVVLGHIDNENDAVLVAEEILEAFKEPIKIQNSLFYVSTSIGIAFASEKMTKSEDLISCADIAMYEAKDDGGAKYHIYHEEMYKKVALRVMMESEVRQALAKNQFSLSLQPQLDAKTKKLYGFEALLRWQHPERGMVSPEDFIPLLENSQHMVELGYWVIRRCFELCQTFIDKGLTDVRIAINLSAGQFADPHLTPYLTDLLTEFSLEASHFELELTEQTLVKNIDSAIEMMNGLRDVGFSFAIDDFGTGYSSLAYLKKMPVDVIKIDKSFVFGMLENRADYQIIMSTIAMVKNLGLQVIAEGVETSAQLRSLTENDCDIIQGYYFSKPIPETKLMEFIDTKIVNGYWKVSAL; this is encoded by the coding sequence ATGAGAAAAAGATTTATTAGCGTTCCTGTTAAATTATTAGTGCTAGTTATGGGGGCTTTATTGCTCCTAACGACTATTTTTTCTTACTTGTCTTTATCAAGGTTAAATCAAGAATTCACCCAATATCAAAGTGATACTTTACGTAAAGGCCAGGCACAATTTTCTGTGCAAAATAACGTATTACGTCAAAAGATACTGACGTGGCTAGAGTCGTTTTCTGATATTGTGCGGTTAAAAGAGCAAGCTAATTTTGATGTTTTAGCACAAGAATTTGCCGCGCAGTTTGATACCCTACAAATGAATCAAAATGTTGAAAATGTTTGGTTAGTTTCAGCAAGTAATGAAGAGTTATACCTTTCTAATGCTATTCCTAAATTTGTTCAGCTGAGTATTGAAAATGTACTAAGACATCAGCAACCTGAACACACGTTGTACTGCGAGGGGCAATGTGTTCAGTTGATCACCATACCAGTATTAAACGGTAAGGGTGATATGGCGGTTGTCGCGATGACAGTTTCACTTGTTGATATGATTTTTTATATAAATCAAGCGCTTGATAATGAGTTGGCCGTTGTAAGTTTTTCTCGTGTAGATAAGCTTGTATCAACTACAATTAACGAAGAGGCTATTATACTTGCTGATGCTAGATTTATTTCTTCAACAAATACTCAACTAGTCAGTGAATTATTTATGTCAAACCAAGAAATTGTCAACAGCGAGATGATTAATTCTCAAGGGATAAAAGCTACAGCCAACGATAGCAGTTATCTGATTAACTTAATTCCCATCGCAAATACCCGTGATGATTTTTATTACCTGGCACTGATTGATGATGCCACTATTTTTACAGATAAGTATCAGCAAAATCGTTGGCAATTTTTAATTTTCACCTTAGTTGTGCTTATTGCTTTAGTCATTGTTGTTCATTTTGTTGCTAGCCCATTTACTCGTCGCTTACTGGTATTGTCAGATGTTTTACCTCTATTGGCGAAAAAAGAATTTGATCGATTTCGTCAAACAGACCTACAAAGAAATGGTAAATATATTGATGAACTAGATATTTTAGCAAATGCGGCCACCGAGTTAAGTTTTGAACTTGAACAGTTAAATATTGAAATTGAACAAAAAACGAAAGAGCTCGAAAGTATTGCCATGTATGATTTGTTAACGGGATTACCTAACCGTAATATGCTTAATTATCAACTGCGTAAAGCATTTTTTAATGTATCTCGCAGTGACGGTCAAATTGCGGTTTTATTTTTAGATCTCGATGATTTTAAGAAAGTAAATGATAGCCATGGTCATACTGATGGTGACAAGTTGTTAATTCAAGCGGCTAATCGTTTGCGCTCCAGTATTCGGAGAGTTGATATGGCCTGTCGGTTTGGTGGTGATGAATTTGTCGTGGTACTTGGTCATATCGATAATGAAAATGATGCAGTGCTTGTTGCAGAAGAAATTTTAGAGGCATTTAAAGAGCCGATTAAAATACAAAATAGCCTTTTTTATGTAAGTACCAGCATTGGAATAGCCTTTGCTTCTGAAAAAATGACTAAGTCAGAAGATCTGATTAGTTGTGCCGATATCGCTATGTATGAAGCTAAAGACGATGGTGGCGCCAAATATCATATTTACCATGAAGAGATGTATAAAAAAGTTGCCCTTCGGGTGATGATGGAAAGTGAAGTTAGACAGGCTTTAGCTAAAAATCAATTTAGCTTAAGTTTACAACCTCAGTTAGATGCAAAAACAAAAAAATTATACGGCTTTGAAGCGTTACTTCGCTGGCAGCATCCTGAACGAGGCATGGTTTCGCCGGAAGATTTCATTCCTCTTCTTGAAAACTCTCAGCACATGGTTGAACTGGGTTATTGGGTGATCAGACGCTGTTTTGAGCTTTGCCAAACCTTTATTGATAAGGGCTTAACTGATGTCCGTATTGCGATAAATTTGTCAGCAGGTCAATTTGCCGATCCTCATCTAACCCCTTATTTAACCGATTTACTTACTGAGTTTTCGCTTGAGGCAAGTCACTTCGAACTAGAACTTACTGAGCAAACCTTAGTAAAAAATATTGATAGTGCAATTGAAATGATGAATGGTTTAAGAGATGTAGGGTTTAGTTTTGCCATTGATGATTTTGGTACCGGTTATTCGTCATTAGCTTATTTGAAAAAAATGCCAGTCGACGTTATTAAAATAGATAAGAGCTTTGTATTTGGCATGTTAGAAAATCGAGCTGATTATCAAATTATTATGTCAACCATTGCAATGGTGAAGAACTTAGGTTTGCAGGTCATCGCAGAAGGTGTTGAAACGAGTGCGCAGTTACGCAGCTTAACAGAAAATGATTGTGATATTATTCAAGGATATTACTTTTCTAAACCTATTCCTGAAACCAAACTAATGGAATTTATTGATACAAAAATTGTTAATGGCTATTGGAAAGTATCAGCACTTTAA